From one Treponema denticola genomic stretch:
- the thiD gene encoding bifunctional hydroxymethylpyrimidine kinase/phosphomethylpyrimidine kinase — translation MIKLATIAGSDASGGAGLEADLKTFQEYGVYGMAAVTVIATMNPDKEWGHEVFPLDEQTIRAQLETIFKGIGVNAAKTGMLATNYAVELSAEYLKKYNVENYVLDPVMVCKGGDLALNPELNNLIIKKLLPLAKLITPNLFEAGQIAKMPTPSTIEEIKEACKIINGMGVPYVFIKGGAKLNGEQSAIDIFYDGEQFLKVEGGLIDTRWTHGAGCTTAAAIAAGLGIGLEPYEAVRRAKKFITLSLQNGFQLNKWVGPGNPAAWRKSFN, via the coding sequence ATGATAAAACTTGCGACAATTGCCGGATCGGATGCATCCGGAGGAGCCGGCTTGGAAGCCGACTTAAAAACATTTCAGGAGTACGGTGTATACGGAATGGCTGCCGTTACGGTAATTGCAACGATGAATCCCGATAAAGAGTGGGGACATGAAGTTTTCCCTCTTGATGAGCAAACCATAAGAGCTCAGCTTGAAACAATTTTTAAGGGCATCGGCGTTAACGCTGCAAAAACGGGAATGCTTGCAACAAACTACGCAGTTGAACTTTCTGCCGAATACTTAAAAAAATATAATGTAGAAAATTATGTACTGGATCCTGTAATGGTTTGTAAGGGCGGAGACCTTGCTTTAAACCCCGAGCTCAATAATCTCATTATAAAAAAACTTTTGCCTTTGGCAAAGCTTATTACGCCGAACCTTTTTGAAGCTGGGCAGATTGCAAAAATGCCGACACCTTCTACAATCGAAGAAATAAAAGAAGCCTGCAAGATTATTAACGGAATGGGTGTTCCTTATGTCTTTATAAAGGGCGGAGCCAAGTTGAATGGGGAACAATCGGCTATAGATATTTTTTATGACGGCGAACAATTTTTAAAAGTGGAAGGCGGGCTTATCGATACAAGATGGACACATGGAGCAGGCTGCACAACAGCCGCAGCCATCGCCGCAGGCTTAGGCATAGGCCTTGAACCTTATGAAGCCGTAAGAAGAGCAAAAAAGTTTATCACTTTAAGCCTTCAAAACGGATTCCAACTTAATAAATGGGTCGGCCCCGGCAACCCTGCAGCATGGCGGAAGAGCTTTAATTAA
- a CDS encoding CC/Se motif family (seleno)protein → MNIIVEDSARDKIRAKNADTVHCMLNMCASUGGTTLDPAVYVGMPRNIDHFNKFENNGITVYVKKGTPSVNGTLTITVGTFLWFEKLTVEGMI, encoded by the coding sequence ATGAATATCATAGTCGAAGATTCTGCTAGAGACAAAATTAGAGCGAAAAACGCGGATACGGTTCACTGTATGCTTAATATGTGTGCTTCGTGAGGAGGGACAACTTTAGATCCGGCCGTGTATGTCGGAATGCCGCGAAATATCGATCACTTCAATAAATTCGAAAATAACGGAATTACCGTTTACGTTAAAAAGGGAACCCCCTCCGTTAATGGAACCTTAACGATTACAGTCGGAACCTTTTTATGGTTTGAAAAGCTGACGGTTGAAGGGATGATTTAA
- the mtnK gene encoding S-methyl-5-thioribose kinase: MRFSSHYKMEGDDIIDFVFEHSNFFDSNENLVCEEIGDGNINYVYRIFDKSTKKSLILKQADVQTRVRPDGYLNPDRSIREAEVLKLYNKCAPDFSPKIIYADPVMAAIIMEDIGSYSNLRMELMAGKIFYGIEKLIARFIVDTSLPSTDLVLAYQKKFKAASKFYNPDLCKITEDLVFTHPYKDVRQRNILLPENADWLKKKFYEDSNLIARVAVLKEKFNNYPQGLIHGDFHSGSIFVKNENEETKIKIIDPEFAFYGPIAYDLGNVLAHFVFAQGYAKYSPLFVDEEKQRTDFLSWLEDAKNNLFKFFHVFAKDFLVKNIKDPIYQNEIFIDNYIEKIKIDAVSFCGTELNRRIIGSAKTAEITNIKKIENRIALERDLAELGCAMILNPEEILRGF; this comes from the coding sequence ATGCGGTTTAGTTCCCATTACAAGATGGAAGGCGATGATATAATCGATTTCGTTTTTGAGCACAGTAATTTTTTTGATTCAAATGAAAATTTAGTTTGCGAAGAAATAGGGGACGGTAATATAAATTATGTTTACCGCATTTTTGACAAGAGCACAAAAAAATCCCTTATTTTAAAACAAGCTGATGTTCAAACGAGGGTGCGTCCCGACGGATATTTAAATCCGGATAGGAGCATCCGTGAAGCTGAAGTTTTAAAACTGTATAATAAATGTGCTCCCGATTTTTCTCCGAAAATAATTTATGCCGATCCGGTTATGGCTGCAATCATAATGGAAGATATCGGTTCTTATTCTAATTTAAGAATGGAATTAATGGCCGGAAAAATATTTTACGGAATTGAAAAACTTATTGCTAGGTTTATCGTGGACACAAGCCTGCCTTCCACAGATTTGGTTTTAGCTTATCAAAAAAAATTTAAAGCAGCATCCAAATTTTATAATCCTGATCTTTGTAAGATTACTGAAGACTTGGTTTTTACTCATCCTTATAAGGATGTAAGGCAAAGAAATATCTTGCTCCCCGAAAATGCAGACTGGCTTAAAAAAAAGTTTTATGAAGATTCAAACCTCATTGCAAGGGTTGCAGTCTTAAAAGAAAAATTCAATAACTATCCTCAAGGGCTTATTCACGGGGATTTTCATTCGGGTTCTATTTTTGTAAAAAATGAAAATGAAGAAACGAAGATAAAAATAATCGATCCCGAATTTGCCTTTTACGGCCCAATAGCCTATGACCTTGGAAATGTCCTTGCTCATTTTGTTTTTGCTCAAGGCTATGCAAAATATTCGCCTCTTTTTGTTGATGAAGAAAAGCAAAGGACGGACTTTTTATCTTGGCTTGAAGACGCAAAAAACAATCTATTTAAATTCTTCCATGTGTTTGCAAAAGATTTTCTTGTTAAGAATATAAAAGATCCGATTTATCAAAACGAAATTTTTATTGACAACTACATCGAAAAAATAAAAATTGATGCCGTTTCTTTTTGCGGTACCGAGTTAAACAGAAGGATAATAGGTTCTGCAAAAACAGCCGAAATTACAAACATAAAAAAAATCGAAAACCGTATTGCCCTTGAAAGGGATTTAGCCGAACTGGGATGTGCCATGATTTTAAACCCCGAAGAAATTTTAAGAGGATTTTAA
- a CDS encoding ABC transporter ATP-binding protein, whose product MILTVKNLVKRYNEKTALDHFNMEVKEGEILGLLGPNGCGKTTAINCMLSLLKHGKGEIIIFGEEMKPNALHIKKRIGFVPQEVSVFYDFTVRQNIDYFCGLYVNNTQERKKLVDEAIDFVGLNNYASFRAKKLSGGLLRRLNIACGIAHKPELIFLDEPTVAVDAQSRNFILSGIKELAKRGSTIVYTTHYLEEVEELCDRIIIMDEGRDIANGTLEELHKLIRTSEKMVVEFVETKDNLQEELKKIPHVLEVIKNGNEFLISFENSINNLNELILFINNNSLAYTKLYSELPSLNDIFLELTGKELRD is encoded by the coding sequence ATGATTTTAACGGTAAAAAATCTTGTAAAACGGTACAATGAAAAAACGGCACTTGATCACTTTAATATGGAAGTTAAAGAAGGCGAGATTCTGGGTCTTTTGGGGCCGAACGGATGCGGAAAAACTACAGCCATAAACTGTATGCTTTCCCTTTTAAAACACGGTAAGGGCGAAATCATCATTTTCGGCGAAGAAATGAAGCCTAACGCCCTGCATATAAAAAAAAGGATAGGCTTTGTTCCTCAAGAGGTTTCGGTTTTCTATGATTTTACCGTAAGACAAAACATAGACTATTTTTGCGGCCTCTATGTAAACAATACTCAAGAAAGAAAAAAGCTGGTAGATGAAGCAATCGATTTTGTAGGTTTAAACAATTATGCTTCATTCCGTGCAAAAAAACTTTCGGGAGGTCTTCTCCGTCGACTCAATATTGCATGCGGCATAGCTCATAAACCTGAGCTGATTTTTTTGGATGAGCCCACAGTTGCCGTCGATGCCCAAAGCCGAAACTTTATTCTTTCAGGAATAAAGGAACTGGCAAAAAGAGGAAGCACCATCGTGTATACTACCCATTATCTTGAAGAAGTTGAAGAGCTTTGCGATAGAATCATTATCATGGATGAGGGAAGAGATATAGCAAACGGCACCTTAGAAGAATTACACAAACTGATCCGCACAAGCGAAAAAATGGTTGTTGAATTTGTCGAAACTAAGGATAACCTGCAAGAAGAATTAAAAAAAATTCCTCATGTTTTGGAAGTTATCAAAAACGGAAACGAGTTTTTAATCAGTTTTGAAAATTCGATTAACAACTTAAACGAACTTATTTTATTTATCAATAATAATAGTTTGGCTTATACCAAATTATATTCGGAGTTACCCAGCTTAAACGACATTTTCTTGGAGCTTACGGGAAAGGAGTTAAGAGACTGA
- a CDS encoding ABC transporter permease, with product MKFFLREIKYYSIGMFYSLDGMFWTLLYPILMAGLFFTIFSAVGNSDTGKIEIGIEKDNPVYYPLKFTGMFNTKIIDEASANEMLRTKKIKAFVEADQSLRLSEDGLSQTITKTVLDQIKQIEALNIPMSSFEYGKNYVESKNEKMSLSIILFYSLLAMVSIYTMFGSIDIAVKIQGNISKIGARICTTPIKRFYSYLAGIIFYIIFNLTANLIYISFVLFVLKIPFIADFKITLLLLIYANFFGAALGLFIGSTPIGDVRSKTLICTFTSLFLAFLSGMMGPEVKMSIEKTIPILGTINPIAIFTTNLYNINILGEYNAVPVFFIVYTIGIVILLTLSFINSRKVQYDSL from the coding sequence ATGAAATTCTTTTTACGCGAAATAAAATATTATAGTATCGGCATGTTTTATTCTTTAGACGGAATGTTTTGGACTCTTTTATATCCCATTCTTATGGCTGGACTTTTCTTTACGATATTTTCGGCCGTAGGTAATTCCGATACCGGCAAAATAGAAATCGGAATTGAAAAAGACAATCCTGTTTATTATCCGCTTAAATTTACAGGGATGTTCAATACAAAAATAATAGATGAGGCATCGGCAAATGAGATGCTCCGTACAAAAAAAATAAAGGCCTTTGTTGAAGCCGATCAATCTTTGAGGCTCAGCGAAGACGGATTATCTCAGACAATAACAAAAACCGTGCTGGATCAAATAAAGCAAATTGAAGCCCTTAATATTCCAATGAGTTCTTTTGAATACGGTAAAAACTATGTCGAAAGTAAAAACGAAAAAATGAGTTTGAGCATTATATTGTTCTATTCTCTTTTGGCAATGGTTTCGATTTATACAATGTTCGGCTCAATAGATATAGCTGTAAAAATACAGGGTAATATTTCAAAAATCGGAGCAAGAATTTGTACAACTCCCATTAAACGCTTTTATTCTTATCTTGCAGGAATTATATTTTATATTATCTTTAATCTTACAGCCAATCTTATATATATTTCCTTTGTGCTCTTTGTTTTAAAGATACCCTTTATTGCGGATTTTAAAATTACTCTTTTGCTCTTGATCTATGCGAATTTTTTTGGAGCGGCTCTCGGCTTATTTATAGGCTCAACGCCTATTGGAGATGTCCGGTCAAAAACTCTGATATGTACTTTTACAAGTCTTTTTTTAGCCTTTCTATCCGGTATGATGGGACCTGAGGTAAAAATGTCTATTGAAAAAACAATACCGATTTTAGGAACAATAAATCCTATAGCTATTTTTACTACCAATCTTTACAACATAAATATTTTGGGAGAATATAATGCAGTACCGGTATTTTTTATTGTCTACACAATAGGTATCGTAATTCTTTTAACTCTTTCATTTATTAACTCAAGGAAGGTGCAATATGATAGTTTATAA
- a CDS encoding Rpn family recombination-promoting nuclease/putative transposase produces the protein MVKKFEDLTFTDDFMFCKTMQNPKLCKKLIEMILSDTIGKIAYISIQHNINTYEQAKSVRFDVLVQAENGKLYDVEMQVSNERNIPKRMRFYQAAIDISFLDKGNSYNSLNDSFIIFICTFDAIGKNRPVYTFENLCIEDKNTPLQDGTRKVIINAEAFNNTEDKELKGFLEYLKTGKATNEFTREIETMIQAVKNNEQARQEYRLMSTFEMDAMDRGSYKTKRETAKILKQLGDSLQKIMQVTGLSESEIEKL, from the coding sequence ATGGTAAAAAAGTTTGAAGATTTAACATTTACGGACGATTTTATGTTCTGTAAAACTATGCAAAATCCGAAACTATGCAAAAAACTTATTGAGATGATATTGTCCGATACAATAGGCAAAATTGCATATATCTCGATACAGCATAATATTAACACTTACGAACAGGCAAAATCCGTACGATTTGATGTTTTGGTACAGGCAGAAAACGGTAAATTATACGATGTAGAAATGCAGGTGAGTAACGAACGCAATATCCCCAAACGGATGCGGTTTTACCAAGCTGCCATAGATATTTCTTTTTTAGACAAAGGCAATTCCTATAATAGCTTAAACGACAGTTTTATAATTTTTATCTGTACCTTTGATGCCATAGGCAAAAATAGGCCTGTTTATACCTTTGAAAATCTTTGTATAGAAGACAAAAACACCCCTTTACAAGACGGTACACGAAAGGTTATAATAAATGCAGAGGCCTTTAATAATACTGAGGACAAAGAATTAAAAGGATTTTTAGAATACCTTAAAACAGGAAAAGCAACAAATGAATTTACAAGGGAGATAGAAACTATGATACAAGCAGTAAAAAATAATGAACAAGCAAGGCAAGAATACAGGTTAATGTCTACTTTTGAAATGGATGCTATGGATAGAGGGTCTTATAAAACCAAGCGAGAAACAGCAAAAATCTTAAAACAGCTGGGGGACTCGTTGCAAAAAATTATGCAGGTTACAGGACTTTCTGAATCTGAAATAGAAAAGTTGTAA
- a CDS encoding ABC transporter permease, translated as MIVYKNFLRLIWTKIISTIIYVVIFLFISFMTLKSGNSQVGEFAETPLTVNIIDRDGSELSKHLISYLKSKHDVIIVDEKGKTDEEILRELKKDISLQRIHAGIIINKNMEENVMSGKKALITFKDDRKKSGFYMDLQLNTYLTFASSVKRAQGYFDFQRIEKALQVNTKVNKISFQKNTSVNIWFKIFFNFLGWVVFSVVLNSVGWAMFELNNERLKMRNNVSPVSTFRFVCENFLAQLTIVVFILSILIGFAIITNITRLENIPLLFYTFNALMYTAVILSLTFMLNSFLKKGSVMGIVGTVLPLSLAFISGIFVEQELLPDFIVNLSRLFPTYYYIRANEFTQVNLSIDWKNIGMLFLFLFLYFTVGTYFSKLGRSQSKIEFAQQ; from the coding sequence ATGATAGTTTATAAAAATTTTTTAAGATTAATTTGGACAAAGATAATAAGCACTATTATTTATGTTGTTATTTTTTTGTTTATCAGTTTTATGACATTAAAGTCTGGAAATTCTCAGGTAGGCGAATTTGCAGAAACACCTTTAACCGTAAATATAATCGATAGGGACGGCTCCGAATTATCGAAGCATTTAATTTCTTATTTGAAGTCAAAACATGATGTTATTATCGTAGACGAAAAAGGCAAGACCGATGAAGAAATTTTACGCGAGTTAAAAAAAGATATTTCTCTGCAAAGAATACATGCTGGGATTATTATAAATAAAAATATGGAAGAAAATGTAATGAGCGGTAAAAAGGCCCTTATAACTTTTAAAGATGACAGAAAAAAGTCGGGCTTTTATATGGATTTACAGCTTAATACATATTTAACCTTTGCTTCAAGTGTAAAAAGGGCTCAAGGATATTTCGATTTTCAAAGAATAGAAAAAGCTCTTCAAGTAAATACAAAGGTTAATAAGATTAGTTTTCAGAAGAATACTTCGGTAAATATTTGGTTTAAAATATTTTTTAACTTTTTAGGCTGGGTAGTTTTTTCCGTTGTTCTTAATTCTGTAGGCTGGGCGATGTTCGAGTTAAATAACGAACGCTTAAAAATGCGGAATAATGTTTCTCCGGTATCGACCTTCCGCTTTGTTTGTGAAAACTTTTTGGCCCAATTAACGATAGTAGTTTTTATCCTTTCAATATTGATAGGCTTTGCTATTATTACAAATATAACGAGATTAGAAAACATCCCTCTTTTATTCTATACGTTTAATGCCTTAATGTACACGGCCGTTATTTTAAGCTTAACTTTTATGCTTAATTCTTTTTTAAAAAAAGGCTCTGTTATGGGTATAGTCGGCACTGTTCTTCCTCTTTCATTAGCCTTTATTTCGGGTATTTTTGTGGAACAAGAATTACTTCCGGATTTTATTGTAAATCTCTCCCGCCTTTTCCCGACCTATTATTACATAAGGGCAAACGAATTTACTCAAGTTAATTTATCGATTGATTGGAAAAATATCGGAATGCTCTTTTTATTCCTATTTCTTTACTTTACTGTGGGAACTTACTTTTCAAAATTAGGCAGGTCGCAAAGCAAGATAGAATTTGCTCAGCAATAA
- the mnmA gene encoding tRNA 2-thiouridine(34) synthase MnmA — translation MKVLVGLSGGVDSAVAAKLLIDQGYDVTGLTMQLLPKLSGIYKEQTDDIEDAKKVAAKLGIKHIVYDMRETFKAEIIDYFVEEYKQGRTPNPCFICNSKIKFGLFLEQALKDGFDKIATGHYAKIEKTEIEGEERFLLRQADDVQKDQSYFLALLTQKQLSRSIFPLGDFTKEKVRSIAEDAGLINAHRPDSQDICFVPDDDYTRVINALAADSFKEGKFVDTMGNEIGRHKGLQYYTIGQRRGLAIAMGYPVYVVKKDAKANTVTVGKDEELFAESLIASNVNIISKKTIDKEIDIEVKTRYRQQKKKAKLIPLKNEEFKPTGKFKVEFIEPEKAVAEGQAAVFYSDDYIIGGGIIESVERVEIPF, via the coding sequence ATGAAGGTGCTTGTGGGTTTGAGCGGAGGCGTCGATTCCGCTGTTGCGGCAAAACTATTGATAGATCAAGGCTATGATGTTACAGGCCTTACGATGCAGCTTTTACCGAAACTTTCAGGTATTTATAAAGAGCAGACCGATGATATTGAAGATGCAAAAAAAGTTGCAGCCAAGCTCGGTATAAAGCACATCGTATACGATATGAGGGAAACTTTTAAGGCTGAAATCATCGACTACTTTGTAGAAGAGTACAAACAAGGAAGAACGCCGAATCCCTGCTTTATATGTAACAGCAAAATAAAATTCGGTCTTTTTTTGGAACAAGCCTTAAAGGACGGCTTCGATAAAATTGCAACAGGCCATTATGCAAAAATAGAAAAAACCGAAATTGAAGGCGAGGAAAGATTTTTATTAAGACAGGCTGATGATGTTCAAAAAGACCAAAGCTATTTTTTAGCCCTTCTTACTCAAAAACAGCTTTCCCGTTCTATTTTTCCTTTAGGTGATTTTACCAAAGAAAAAGTGAGAAGCATAGCCGAAGATGCCGGTCTTATAAATGCTCATCGCCCCGACAGCCAAGACATCTGTTTTGTTCCCGATGACGATTACACGAGGGTAATAAATGCCCTTGCTGCGGATTCTTTTAAAGAGGGAAAATTTGTTGATACAATGGGAAATGAAATAGGCCGCCATAAAGGGCTTCAATATTATACCATAGGTCAAAGGCGGGGCCTTGCAATCGCGATGGGTTATCCCGTCTATGTTGTAAAAAAAGATGCAAAGGCGAACACGGTTACTGTAGGCAAGGACGAAGAACTCTTTGCCGAAAGTCTCATCGCCTCAAATGTAAATATAATCTCAAAAAAAACAATAGATAAAGAAATCGATATTGAGGTAAAAACACGATACCGCCAACAAAAGAAAAAGGCAAAATTGATTCCGCTTAAAAATGAGGAGTTTAAACCTACGGGAAAATTTAAGGTAGAATTTATAGAGCCTGAAAAAGCCGTAGCCGAAGGACAAGCCGCAGTTTTTTATTCCGATGATTATATCATCGGCGGCGGTATAATAGAATCGGTTGAGAGGGTGGAAATACCGTTTTGA